A single region of the Hyphomicrobiales bacterium genome encodes:
- a CDS encoding MBL fold metallo-hydrolase translates to MTFEVSTWGARGSVTVGKSEPSIVGANTTSIMVRSCDRVIIIDAGSGIIPLGEYLLTQDVRKIDLLFTHFHFDHISGLPFFAPLLNPEFKTTIWSAGSEKHGSTLDVLHAFLSRPFFPISMDIFKNTASYETFSKGDVLQIGERVSVQTSAVNHPGGCTAYRVNKDNGKSFAFTGDFEHDDGEKDATLVDFLSGAGLVFADSTYAPHDYEQHRGFGHTHWGKAGEICEAANVQKWRLFHHMYSRTDAELLQIEKDAKARFPNCGLAREGDVFKL, encoded by the coding sequence ATGACATTTGAGGTATCAACCTGGGGGGCGCGCGGGTCGGTAACTGTTGGTAAGAGTGAACCGAGCATTGTTGGGGCAAACACCACCTCCATCATGGTAAGAAGTTGCGACCGTGTCATCATCATTGACGCAGGCAGCGGCATAATACCTCTTGGAGAGTATTTATTGACGCAAGACGTGCGCAAAATTGATCTGCTTTTTACGCATTTCCATTTTGATCACATTAGTGGCCTTCCATTTTTCGCCCCATTATTGAATCCAGAATTCAAAACAACCATATGGTCAGCAGGCTCTGAAAAGCATGGCAGTACGCTTGATGTTTTGCATGCATTCTTAAGCCGTCCGTTTTTCCCTATTTCCATGGATATTTTCAAAAACACGGCATCATATGAGACTTTCAGCAAAGGCGATGTTTTGCAGATAGGCGAGCGCGTTTCAGTGCAAACGTCAGCTGTTAATCATCCTGGTGGGTGTACCGCTTATCGTGTGAACAAAGACAATGGCAAGAGCTTCGCATTTACCGGCGACTTTGAACATGATGACGGTGAAAAAGATGCGACCCTTGTGGACTTTCTATCAGGTGCTGGGCTGGTCTTTGCAGATTCAACTTATGCCCCTCATGACTATGAGCAGCATCGCGGGTTTGGACATACTCATTGGGGCAAGGCTGGTGAGATTTGCGAAGCAGCCAATGTGCAAAAATGGCGTTTGTTTCATCACATGTATTCACGCACCGACGCTGAGCTGCTTCAAATTGAAAAAGATGCAAAAGCGCGCTTCCCAAATTGTGGCCTTGCTCGAGAAGGCGATGTCTTTAAGCTTTAG
- a CDS encoding ribbon-helix-helix domain-containing protein — MKRSITLSGHRTSVSLEKPFWDALGALAQEQNTTPTNLIADIDNQRLPDDNLSSAIRVHILKTYQQRALKNTEHLGA; from the coding sequence ATGAAACGCTCCATCACATTAAGTGGCCATCGAACCAGTGTATCTTTGGAAAAACCGTTTTGGGATGCGCTGGGCGCATTAGCTCAAGAACAAAATACAACCCCAACGAACCTGATTGCAGATATCGACAATCAGCGTTTGCCTGATGACAATCTATCGTCGGCAATTCGGGTGCACATCCTCAAAACTTATCAGCAACGAGCTCTAAAAAATACGGAGCACTTAGGCGCTTAG
- a CDS encoding DUF2161 family putative PD-(D/E)XK-type phosphodiesterase, translating into MAKKPKIAETDLYQPVKTLLEGQGYEVKGEVAAADIVAIRGEEDPIIVELKTAFSLTLFHQAIERQSLSDHVYIAVPRGTNKAYLKSLKRNKTLCRRLGLGLMTVRLKDGFVETHLDPEPYKPRPSKVKKGRLLREFSRRVGDPNKGGAARTTIMTAYRQDALRCLGALDQNGPTKAAEVAKMTAVETARRIMADDHYGWFERVDRGVYALTPKGKEAVKTYASDLTELTRAIAQAPAA; encoded by the coding sequence ATGGCGAAGAAGCCGAAAATTGCTGAAACCGATCTCTACCAGCCCGTGAAGACGTTGCTGGAAGGGCAGGGTTATGAGGTTAAAGGCGAAGTGGCTGCTGCTGATATCGTTGCGATACGAGGCGAAGAAGATCCGATTATTGTTGAGTTGAAAACAGCTTTCTCGCTCACACTCTTTCACCAAGCGATCGAGCGCCAAAGTCTTTCTGACCATGTTTATATCGCGGTCCCGCGTGGCACGAACAAAGCTTATTTGAAGAGTTTAAAGCGCAACAAAACGTTGTGCCGACGGCTTGGTCTTGGCTTGATGACCGTGCGGTTGAAAGATGGTTTTGTTGAAACCCATCTTGATCCCGAACCCTATAAGCCGCGCCCTTCGAAGGTCAAAAAAGGGCGCTTACTGCGAGAGTTTTCACGCCGTGTGGGTGATCCCAACAAAGGCGGCGCTGCTCGAACAACCATTATGACAGCTTACCGTCAAGATGCGCTTCGATGTTTGGGGGCTTTGGATCAAAACGGTCCAACGAAAGCAGCCGAGGTTGCCAAAATGACCGCTGTTGAGACGGCGCGGCGTATTATGGCTGATGATCATTATGGTTGGTTTGAGCGGGTAGATCGTGGTGTTTATGCACTCACGCCAAAGGGCAAAGAAGCTGTTAAAACCTATGCTTCAGATTTGACCGAGCTAACAAGGGCAATTGCACAAGCGCCTGCTGCCTAG
- a CDS encoding exopolysaccharide transport family protein, with translation MTNKGNAENLMNDWGSFDLGKHNEHARPQPKSDASATARHGVGAPVDGLLDPIAFLRMIGRNFFKIIILTVLLTTLGVVAFKFVSFPYTAKAIVLVDPRQQGVKVSEQVVGDIGGDAAVLESIIEILNSDGFLRPLIKQLKVSEDPQYKNAISGTSGDTRLLLAEFKKSLKIQRLGATYVIEIFFTSNDAEKSAFYANAVAKAFVEQQKDFQTSATADAANSLSERLIGLRKALQQSEEAVAQFRSRNNIISVDNASTLLQRELQELSAQVAIAKTASEVARSQYNQIRKSSPGAFNTSNAQSETQQLQALQLQKSTITQSLAQLNLTFGNRHPRIAAEQSRLNALDRQIEGERRRLISSSKQRLDASVTTLNALEKDMAALSSKANAGEEQLVILSELEREASANRAIFEDFLGRFKSAEKQQGLQGQEAKIASLATPPLRSTRPSLALVGGVWGLLSFALSILIVASIEARTTRGHSVDHNGVDYERAGAGDGPSQDPHYVDPALAPAMASETPPPPLAWLNKPRAQNHQPEMPAQNIENTKPTVPEAPRTNFEAQTGAVAERLQKINAPHSTNLQEEGRSKKSTINPYTPILPNLMAADFASLFDMERALASHMKSLPLFKKNRMPRLILVGSWMPQEGKSFVSQSISHLATINGATAAIIKTPYNGEVERRAGIDHGLLERPYDFIDPEAMSTNRQQSMVSFAGFKALLKASLQSYDVVVIDAATVQEEADFEALSSLADATFLLLDRPQQEEVPRVVERTIEAGLSKVQILLNRI, from the coding sequence TTGACTAATAAAGGGAATGCAGAAAATCTCATGAACGATTGGGGTAGTTTTGATTTAGGCAAGCATAATGAACATGCTCGCCCACAACCAAAATCTGATGCAAGCGCAACGGCGCGGCATGGGGTAGGTGCGCCTGTTGATGGCTTATTGGACCCTATAGCTTTCCTTCGCATGATTGGGCGTAACTTTTTCAAGATCATAATCTTGACTGTGTTGCTAACCACTTTGGGTGTTGTTGCGTTCAAATTTGTTTCGTTTCCCTACACGGCAAAAGCAATCGTATTGGTTGACCCTCGCCAACAAGGGGTAAAAGTTTCAGAACAAGTGGTTGGTGATATTGGTGGTGACGCGGCTGTCTTGGAAAGTATCATTGAGATACTCAATTCCGACGGATTTTTGCGACCGCTGATAAAGCAATTGAAAGTTTCGGAAGACCCACAATATAAAAATGCTATTTCTGGCACGAGCGGTGATACTCGTTTGTTGTTGGCTGAATTCAAAAAATCATTGAAAATTCAGAGGCTTGGCGCGACTTACGTCATTGAGATTTTCTTTACGTCCAATGATGCAGAAAAGTCCGCTTTTTATGCCAATGCTGTGGCAAAAGCTTTTGTTGAACAACAAAAAGATTTTCAAACTTCTGCAACAGCAGATGCTGCAAATTCATTGTCGGAACGATTGATTGGCTTGCGTAAAGCTCTCCAACAATCGGAAGAGGCTGTTGCGCAGTTTCGTTCGCGAAACAATATTATTAGCGTTGATAATGCCAGCACACTATTACAGCGTGAATTGCAAGAACTCAGCGCACAGGTTGCTATTGCCAAAACCGCAAGTGAAGTGGCGCGGTCGCAATATAATCAAATCAGGAAATCAAGCCCCGGTGCATTTAATACATCAAATGCCCAAAGCGAAACGCAACAGCTACAAGCATTACAACTTCAAAAAAGCACCATCACTCAGTCGCTCGCCCAATTAAATCTCACATTTGGTAATCGCCATCCCCGCATCGCCGCAGAGCAGAGCCGATTAAACGCTCTTGATCGTCAAATCGAAGGAGAGCGCCGTCGTCTTATCTCATCAAGTAAACAGCGCCTTGATGCTTCCGTTACTACGCTCAATGCGCTTGAAAAAGACATGGCTGCTTTGAGTTCTAAGGCAAATGCAGGCGAAGAACAGCTTGTTATTTTGAGCGAATTGGAGCGGGAAGCTTCTGCTAACCGTGCGATTTTTGAGGATTTCCTTGGTCGATTTAAGTCGGCGGAAAAGCAACAAGGATTGCAAGGTCAAGAAGCAAAAATCGCGTCACTTGCAACCCCACCCTTAAGATCGACGCGCCCTTCATTAGCACTGGTTGGTGGTGTCTGGGGGCTGTTGAGCTTTGCTTTGTCGATTTTGATTGTTGCTTCAATTGAAGCGCGGACAACGCGAGGTCACAGCGTGGATCATAACGGTGTGGATTATGAAAGAGCAGGGGCTGGAGACGGTCCTTCACAAGACCCTCATTATGTCGACCCAGCTTTGGCGCCAGCGATGGCTTCTGAAACCCCACCGCCGCCGCTGGCATGGTTGAACAAACCGCGCGCGCAAAATCATCAACCTGAAATGCCTGCGCAAAATATTGAAAATACTAAGCCAACAGTCCCAGAGGCCCCGCGGACTAATTTTGAGGCGCAAACGGGTGCGGTTGCTGAGCGACTGCAAAAAATCAACGCGCCGCATTCGACGAATCTCCAAGAAGAAGGACGGTCAAAAAAATCGACAATCAATCCGTACACGCCAATTCTTCCTAATTTGATGGCGGCGGATTTTGCATCGCTTTTTGATATGGAGCGTGCACTTGCCTCGCACATGAAGTCATTGCCACTGTTTAAGAAAAACAGAATGCCTCGGCTGATTCTTGTTGGCTCTTGGATGCCGCAAGAAGGTAAGAGTTTCGTTTCTCAATCAATTAGTCACCTAGCAACCATTAACGGTGCAACGGCGGCCATTATCAAGACCCCTTATAATGGCGAAGTGGAACGTAGGGCCGGTATTGATCATGGTCTATTAGAGCGCCCATATGATTTTATTGATCCTGAGGCCATGTCTACAAATAGGCAGCAATCAATGGTTAGTTTTGCAGGCTTTAAAGCGCTGTTGAAAGCAAGTTTACAATCATATGATGTGGTCGTTATTGATGCTGCGACCGTTCAAGAAGAAGCTGATTTTGAAGCATTAAGTAGCTTGGCAGATGCAACTTTCTTGCTGCTTGATCGCCCTCAACAAGAAGAAGTACCTCGGGTTGTTGAACGTACTATTGAGGCCGGTTTGAGCAAGGTCCAGATTTTGCTGAACCGTATTTGA
- a CDS encoding glycine reductase: MTDPLRYIDRTRAYYLALGYDAPYVWAKNSDIPFTRLQKPLSKTKVALVTTAALFDPAKGDQGPNAPYNGGAKFYTPYLAPVEDAPKTGISHIAYDRKHSPATDEQAWLPLNTLKQAANDGLIGGVTKHFHGLPTNRSQRATIEDDAVLLLEALKRDQADAAIIVPNCPVCHQSATLAARYLEEAGMPTVVMGCAKDIVESAGAPRFVFSDFPLGNGAGKPHDEASQKETLALALNLLDQATSPGTVNNSQVWSRDHTWKEDYSNPEKLSPEELAQKRAAFDAGKQAAKSVR; encoded by the coding sequence ATGACAGATCCACTTCGGTATATTGATCGCACCCGCGCCTATTATTTAGCGCTCGGCTATGACGCGCCGTATGTATGGGCGAAAAATTCCGACATCCCATTCACGCGATTACAAAAACCATTGTCAAAAACCAAGGTTGCACTGGTAACGACAGCCGCTCTTTTTGATCCTGCAAAAGGGGATCAAGGCCCGAACGCTCCTTATAATGGTGGCGCAAAATTTTATACGCCGTACCTAGCTCCTGTTGAAGATGCGCCTAAAACAGGCATCTCTCATATTGCCTATGACCGCAAGCACAGCCCTGCAACAGACGAACAAGCTTGGCTACCTTTGAATACTTTAAAGCAAGCGGCGAACGATGGTTTGATTGGTGGGGTCACAAAGCATTTTCACGGCCTACCAACAAACCGATCACAACGAGCAACAATTGAAGACGATGCGGTACTCCTGCTTGAGGCGCTCAAGCGTGATCAAGCAGACGCCGCAATTATCGTTCCCAACTGCCCAGTTTGCCATCAAAGCGCAACGCTTGCAGCTCGGTATCTGGAAGAAGCAGGCATGCCGACTGTGGTGATGGGTTGCGCGAAAGATATTGTTGAAAGTGCGGGCGCACCACGATTTGTTTTCTCTGATTTTCCGCTCGGCAATGGCGCGGGCAAACCGCACGATGAAGCGTCTCAAAAAGAAACCTTAGCGCTTGCTTTAAACTTGCTAGATCAAGCAACCAGCCCTGGAACCGTGAACAATTCACAAGTCTGGTCTCGCGACCATACTTGGAAAGAGGATTATTCTAATCCAGAAAAATTGAGCCCAGAAGAGCTTGCCCAAAAGCGAGCGGCATTTGATGCAGGTAAACAAGCCGCCAAATCTGTTCGCTAG
- a CDS encoding ClpXP protease specificity-enhancing factor SspB: protein MAEDLIRYDVLAQEAMRGVVKKVLTEVLRVGLPGEHHFYITFNTQAPGVRISSRLRERYPEEMTIVVQHQFWDMEVNSQSFEIGLAFSGVPERLLVPFGSIKSFVDPSVQFGLQFDLLEDEHIDEELTENDEKTSTALGAIAPTALSIAGQDLDEAAEAEETTEASLEATQEEASSKEKDASTKNDGEPASADVVSLDAFRKKAE, encoded by the coding sequence ATGGCTGAAGATTTAATTAGATATGATGTGCTAGCTCAAGAAGCGATGCGTGGCGTTGTCAAAAAAGTTTTGACCGAGGTTTTGCGTGTGGGCCTTCCTGGCGAGCACCATTTCTACATCACCTTCAACACGCAAGCGCCTGGCGTACGCATTTCATCGCGTCTGCGTGAACGTTACCCTGAAGAAATGACCATCGTGGTTCAACACCAATTTTGGGACATGGAAGTCAACAGCCAGTCCTTTGAGATTGGTCTTGCCTTCTCCGGTGTTCCAGAGCGGCTCCTTGTACCATTCGGTTCAATCAAAAGCTTTGTTGATCCATCTGTTCAATTCGGCCTGCAATTTGATTTGTTGGAAGACGAGCATATCGACGAAGAATTGACTGAAAATGACGAGAAAACCTCAACGGCCTTAGGCGCCATTGCACCGACAGCTCTTTCTATCGCGGGCCAAGATCTCGATGAAGCCGCTGAGGCTGAAGAAACCACGGAAGCATCCCTTGAGGCGACGCAAGAAGAAGCTTCTTCAAAAGAAAAAGACGCTTCCACTAAAAATGACGGCGAACCAGCATCAGCTGATGTTGTATCGTTAGATGCTTTTCGCAAAAAAGCGGAATAG
- a CDS encoding AsmA family protein has translation MGGLIVVALVAVLVVPFFIDWSDHRETFEREASALIGHKVTVKGEADAKFLPIPTFTFTDIEVGKKGEQPLMSAGRLKVRVELIALLSRKINVIDMELDAPQASFRVGTDGKTNWALNNASASLDEGFQVKLGPVAIRSGAIYFVDQKTLRSFSVEDIDATVTAQSLIGPWKLEGQAKQGDDPFDFKLATGKFSDNKIRVKTTLLPKDLGLDGIFDGDVLLPAAGKQATGLTYKGSMLVRPRRTPRKTGEDAPEPSSRFELAGLFELDRTKFLLSQAIFEDGAREAPLSLNGSLRVPLDGDVRFQAVVSSRQIDLDRAYGKGVEEPISLQDASTVVMNIIRGLPKPPIPGTISFDVPGVVVGGDVVRSVHFDATPNEQGWKIEDFGAILPGTTRVGFEGLVETGDAFLLDGDLEINSDRPISLARWWRPKSGDDVRRLRVRDFRLSSKISAEENAVRLSDLKAVIGPSDLGGKMAFSKVSERQNRFDANLTAKSLNLDVIQALTALFVGEGNVSGFGSQDVVTVKLQADTMITQAVQGRNALIDLKISDNEIDIGSLKIAEFAGAEIDISGSIKDVLTNPAGRLLGSIKADNTKGLVKLGDALFPNHEMLNHLKRYGSAFVPLDVQVNFSGDQKQDRSASDFAATITGSLGTGDMRAGMRFVGDWQKAREGDVELSFVSTYDDGTALLKQLGWPAFDVGTSGPAEIDIIARGKGTTGIALKTDLLLEEVRTKSDGIVFLEEAKPPRYEMDASLDGQNVEPMLQMLGFTLPASGLGSSGNFSAKLSGAGLKGEFKELTGSLEGQEVSGALSFVGQALNSDKPWRWNGDLQVEKLSLNWLSALGTGEIITPVDLSISPDGVGEAHLAADDPNEENGDAISNWSQAQFNEPYLEKVSADIKLSGQAFEISESIELNKPSVMLRLREDSLVFNDLKAQFGGGEISGSMRFENAGGAVTVSGLMELAKVSASDLFWQDDQRPLVEGDVSGSIQFEGTGRSVDAVVNTLGGGGSLSLSDGRIRRINPSAFGLILEAADKDGLTLDDETLRPLIESHLDAGVLEVKKAEASFTMTSGVARVANTSLNNADVRSNVSASFDLPELTMKGSMALSVDPATVDKTPVSGSTPEIGVLFEGALENPARSLDLQPLLSYLTVRRFEQEVKRVEILQADILEKQRLSRYARWVSSEVAREQRLLEEEQQRLEEEQERLRLEAIEEQAARERAAREKARSQAQAAANRAAERERLANQPINIDEELRRLEEDARTDIPAASAPLELRPNFGN, from the coding sequence CTTAAGTCGAAAAATAAACGTTATCGACATGGAGCTGGATGCGCCGCAGGCAAGTTTTCGTGTTGGGACGGATGGCAAAACAAACTGGGCTTTGAATAATGCTAGCGCGAGCCTTGATGAGGGGTTTCAAGTAAAGCTTGGTCCTGTCGCGATCCGCAGTGGAGCGATTTATTTTGTCGATCAAAAAACCCTACGTTCTTTTTCCGTTGAAGACATCGACGCAACGGTGACTGCCCAATCGTTGATTGGTCCATGGAAGCTTGAAGGGCAAGCAAAGCAGGGCGATGATCCTTTTGATTTCAAGCTTGCGACGGGCAAGTTTTCTGACAATAAAATACGGGTCAAAACAACCTTGTTGCCTAAAGACCTTGGTCTTGATGGAATTTTTGATGGCGATGTGTTGTTGCCTGCTGCAGGCAAGCAAGCGACTGGTTTAACCTATAAAGGTAGTATGCTGGTTCGTCCTCGCCGCACACCACGTAAAACCGGTGAAGATGCCCCCGAACCAAGTTCTCGTTTTGAGTTAGCTGGTCTGTTTGAATTAGATCGGACGAAGTTCTTATTAAGCCAAGCAATCTTTGAAGACGGTGCGCGCGAGGCACCTCTCAGTTTGAACGGATCATTGCGTGTTCCTTTGGATGGGGATGTGCGTTTTCAGGCAGTTGTTTCTTCGCGGCAAATCGATCTTGATCGTGCGTATGGTAAGGGGGTCGAAGAGCCAATTTCTCTGCAAGATGCCAGCACCGTCGTGATGAATATCATTCGTGGTCTACCAAAGCCTCCAATTCCAGGTACGATCAGTTTTGATGTTCCTGGCGTCGTTGTGGGTGGTGATGTTGTGCGCTCTGTACACTTTGATGCAACGCCCAATGAGCAAGGTTGGAAGATCGAGGATTTCGGTGCGATTTTACCCGGCACAACGCGGGTTGGATTTGAAGGCCTTGTTGAAACAGGCGATGCATTCTTGCTCGACGGTGATCTGGAAATAAACTCGGACCGTCCAATTTCGCTAGCGCGCTGGTGGCGGCCAAAAAGTGGCGATGATGTTCGACGCCTTCGTGTGCGTGATTTTCGGCTTTCAAGCAAAATTTCTGCTGAAGAAAATGCGGTTCGCCTATCTGATCTAAAAGCTGTAATTGGCCCTTCTGACCTTGGTGGCAAAATGGCGTTCAGCAAAGTATCAGAACGCCAAAATAGATTTGATGCCAACCTAACTGCAAAGAGCCTTAATCTTGATGTAATCCAGGCATTGACCGCGCTATTTGTTGGCGAGGGAAATGTTTCTGGCTTCGGCTCGCAAGATGTTGTGACGGTGAAGTTGCAAGCCGACACCATGATCACGCAGGCTGTGCAAGGTCGTAATGCGCTCATTGATTTGAAAATCTCAGATAATGAGATTGATATTGGGTCCTTGAAAATTGCAGAGTTTGCTGGAGCTGAAATTGATATTTCAGGGTCTATCAAAGATGTTCTGACTAATCCTGCTGGCAGACTTTTAGGATCGATCAAGGCGGATAATACAAAGGGTCTGGTCAAACTGGGTGACGCCTTGTTCCCTAATCATGAGATGCTCAACCACTTAAAGCGATATGGCTCTGCCTTCGTTCCGCTCGATGTGCAGGTCAATTTTTCTGGCGATCAAAAACAAGACCGAAGCGCCAGTGATTTTGCGGCAACGATTACCGGATCACTTGGTACTGGCGACATGCGAGCGGGTATGCGGTTTGTTGGTGATTGGCAAAAGGCGCGTGAGGGCGATGTCGAGCTTTCTTTTGTTTCCACCTATGATGATGGCACGGCCCTCTTAAAGCAGCTGGGTTGGCCAGCGTTTGATGTGGGCACATCTGGGCCGGCGGAAATTGACATTATTGCCCGTGGCAAAGGGACAACGGGCATCGCGCTTAAAACGGACCTTCTGCTTGAAGAGGTTCGCACGAAATCCGACGGTATTGTTTTCCTCGAAGAAGCAAAGCCACCGCGCTACGAGATGGATGCAAGTTTGGACGGGCAAAACGTTGAGCCGATGTTGCAGATGCTCGGCTTCACGCTGCCTGCAAGTGGGCTTGGTTCATCAGGCAACTTTTCTGCAAAGCTCTCAGGTGCAGGACTAAAGGGCGAATTCAAGGAATTAACAGGTTCGCTTGAAGGCCAAGAGGTTTCTGGTGCGCTTAGTTTTGTTGGGCAAGCTTTAAATTCTGACAAACCGTGGCGTTGGAACGGTGATTTGCAGGTTGAGAAATTATCTCTTAACTGGCTCTCGGCCCTTGGTACAGGTGAAATCATCACGCCAGTCGATTTGTCGATCTCACCTGATGGTGTTGGAGAAGCGCATCTTGCTGCAGATGACCCCAACGAAGAAAACGGTGACGCCATATCAAATTGGTCGCAAGCCCAGTTCAACGAACCTTATCTTGAAAAGGTTTCAGCGGATATCAAACTATCAGGGCAAGCTTTTGAGATTAGTGAGAGTATCGAACTGAACAAGCCAAGCGTCATGCTGCGGTTGCGGGAAGATAGCCTAGTTTTCAACGATTTGAAGGCGCAATTTGGCGGTGGAGAAATCAGTGGTTCCATGCGGTTTGAAAATGCGGGCGGCGCGGTCACAGTGTCTGGCTTGATGGAGCTTGCCAAAGTCAGTGCATCTGATCTTTTTTGGCAAGACGACCAGCGCCCTTTGGTTGAAGGCGATGTATCTGGGTCCATTCAATTTGAAGGAACAGGCCGCAGTGTAGACGCCGTGGTGAATACGCTTGGCGGTGGTGGTTCTTTGAGCCTAAGTGATGGTCGGATCAGACGCATCAACCCCTCTGCTTTCGGTCTGATTTTGGAAGCTGCTGATAAAGATGGTCTCACCCTTGATGATGAAACCCTGCGCCCTCTTATCGAGAGCCATCTTGATGCAGGCGTTTTGGAGGTGAAGAAGGCTGAAGCATCATTCACGATGACATCTGGTGTTGCGCGGGTTGCTAATACATCTTTGAATAATGCGGATGTGCGCTCTAATGTTTCAGCAAGTTTTGATCTGCCTGAACTCACTATGAAAGGCAGCATGGCTTTATCTGTTGATCCAGCAACGGTTGATAAAACGCCGGTTAGTGGGTCAACGCCAGAGATTGGTGTGTTGTTTGAGGGGGCTTTAGAAAACCCAGCAAGGAGCCTCGATCTTCAGCCATTGCTCAGCTATTTGACGGTTCGTCGTTTTGAACAAGAAGTTAAACGTGTCGAGATCTTGCAAGCAGATATTTTGGAAAAGCAACGCTTGTCCCGCTATGCCCGTTGGGTCTCATCTGAGGTTGCCCGTGAGCAGCGATTGTTAGAGGAAGAACAACAACGCCTTGAAGAGGAACAAGAACGGTTACGTCTTGAGGCGATTGAAGAGCAGGCAGCGCGTGAGCGTGCGGCGAGAGAGAAGGCGCGCAGCCAAGCTCAAGCCGCTGCCAACCGTGCTGCCGAGCGCGAGAGACTGGCCAATCAACCAATCAATATCGATGAAGAATTACGGCGGCTTGAAGAAGATGCACGAACGGATATTCCAGCCGCCAGCGCACCGCTTGAGTTGCGTCCAAACTTTGGCAACTAA
- a CDS encoding glycosyltransferase family 4 protein, which translates to MTVSKRILFVQTQAENAGAQEISRLLGKELTARGHDVHHLFFYRKTDGFDGQENTTICCQERPSGPLQMFGFFKKLVADIKAVKPDVVFTFQHFGNTVGAPAAKLAGVPLIVANQVSARETIHPVLRYADLLMGLSGLYQAITVNSHDLLKDYSVFPNRYTKKIVLVPHGFEEKTTTLTKDQARAKYGIPTDVPLLGTVARLNEAKQIDCAIKLLEDKPDWHLLIAGQGPDEERLKGLVGELQASERTHFIGEVSQTNIGDVLKTLDLFVFPSRAETFGLAAVEAGQAGIPIVANDLPVLREVLDIDGDAAAQFVDVTNQAAFAEAVNTILTDDALSARLSFHGQQLKSKYSMNHMVDVYEKLAIGEVAS; encoded by the coding sequence ATGACAGTCTCAAAACGTATCTTATTCGTCCAAACACAGGCTGAAAATGCCGGTGCACAAGAAATATCACGGTTGCTTGGCAAAGAGCTCACAGCGCGCGGCCATGATGTGCATCACTTGTTTTTCTATCGCAAAACCGATGGGTTCGATGGGCAAGAAAACACAACAATTTGTTGCCAAGAGCGCCCCAGTGGTCCGCTTCAAATGTTTGGGTTTTTCAAAAAACTGGTAGCCGATATTAAAGCTGTGAAACCTGACGTGGTGTTCACCTTCCAACATTTCGGCAATACTGTTGGCGCACCTGCTGCAAAGCTTGCTGGTGTTCCTCTCATCGTCGCTAATCAGGTGTCAGCGCGCGAAACCATTCATCCTGTTCTACGCTATGCTGATTTACTGATGGGGCTTTCAGGCCTTTATCAAGCGATCACCGTGAACTCACATGACTTGCTAAAAGACTACTCCGTTTTCCCAAACCGCTACACGAAGAAAATCGTGCTGGTTCCTCATGGCTTTGAAGAAAAGACAACAACCCTTACTAAAGACCAAGCGCGTGCCAAATACGGTATTCCTACAGATGTTCCTTTGCTCGGCACTGTCGCACGGTTGAATGAAGCCAAACAGATTGATTGCGCAATCAAGTTGCTCGAAGATAAGCCTGATTGGCATTTGTTGATTGCAGGTCAAGGACCAGACGAAGAACGCCTCAAAGGTCTTGTTGGCGAGCTACAAGCAAGCGAGCGAACCCACTTCATTGGCGAAGTGAGCCAAACCAATATCGGTGACGTTTTAAAGACGTTAGACCTTTTCGTCTTCCCATCACGAGCTGAAACCTTTGGTCTTGCGGCAGTTGAAGCTGGACAAGCAGGCATTCCAATCGTTGCAAATGATTTACCAGTTCTGCGTGAAGTGCTTGATATAGACGGAGACGCTGCGGCACAATTTGTTGATGTTACAAATCAAGCTGCCTTTGCCGAGGCGGTAAACACTATTCTCACTGATGACGCGCTATCTGCACGGTTGAGCTTTCATGGACAACAATTGAAAAGCAAGTATTCAATGAACCATATGGTCGATGTTTATGAAAAACTAGCAATAGGCGAGGTTGCATCATGA
- a CDS encoding DUF4169 family protein, protein MSDVINLRQARKQRDRDNKEKNSAVKRVQFGIKKSERDIVEFTRNKLNKNLDGHKLDKPESEIE, encoded by the coding sequence ATGTCAGACGTAATCAATCTTAGACAGGCACGAAAACAGCGTGATCGTGACAACAAAGAAAAAAACAGCGCGGTTAAACGTGTGCAATTTGGCATAAAAAAATCCGAGCGCGACATCGTTGAATTCACACGGAACAAGCTCAATAAAAATCTTGATGGTCACAAGCTCGACAAGCCAGAATCTGAAATAGAATAG